Proteins co-encoded in one Hymenobacter swuensis DY53 genomic window:
- the rpsH gene encoding 30S ribosomal protein S8, which produces MNTDPIADYLTRVRNAIKANHRVVEIPASNIKKEITKVLYKKGYIQSYRFDDAAVQGTIKIALKYNPATKKPAITKLERISSPGLRTYAHVENLPRVLSGLGIAILSTSKGVMTEKEAKAENVGGEVLCYVY; this is translated from the coding sequence ATGAACACAGATCCAATTGCCGACTACCTGACCCGGGTACGCAATGCCATTAAGGCAAACCACCGGGTAGTAGAAATCCCGGCCAGCAACATCAAAAAGGAGATTACGAAGGTGCTTTACAAGAAGGGCTACATTCAGAGCTACCGGTTTGATGATGCTGCTGTACAAGGCACGATTAAAATCGCTCTTAAGTACAATCCGGCTACCAAAAAACCCGCTATCACCAAGCTGGAGCGCATCAGCTCGCCTGGTCTGCGCACGTATGCTCACGTGGAGAACCTGCCCCGCGTATTGAGCGGTCTGGGTATTGCAATTCTGTCGACGTCGAAGGGCGTAATGACGGAGAAAGAGGCGAAAGCCGAGAACGTGGGCGGCGAAGTGCTGTGCTACGTCTACTAA
- the rplF gene encoding 50S ribosomal protein L6 — protein sequence MSRIGKLPISLPDNVQIEVSNENTVTVKGPKGTLVVPVDRDITVATEDGQLVVTRPTEQKRHKAMHGLYRSLLNNAVSGVSNGLEEKLELVGVGYKAAMAGTTLELSLGYSHNIFLALPKEVTATAVTEKGKNPIVTLTSIDKQLLGQVAAKIRSLRKVEPYKGKGVRFVGEQIRRKAGKTASK from the coding sequence ATGTCACGCATTGGTAAACTGCCCATCAGCCTGCCCGATAACGTGCAGATTGAAGTGAGCAACGAAAACACGGTAACCGTGAAAGGCCCTAAAGGCACTTTGGTGGTTCCAGTTGACCGCGACATTACCGTAGCTACCGAAGACGGCCAGCTAGTAGTAACTCGCCCCACCGAGCAGAAGCGTCATAAAGCTATGCACGGCCTCTATCGTTCATTGCTGAACAACGCTGTTAGCGGTGTGAGCAACGGATTGGAAGAGAAGCTGGAGCTGGTAGGTGTAGGTTACAAAGCCGCTATGGCTGGTACTACCTTGGAGCTTTCGCTGGGCTACTCGCACAACATCTTCCTGGCACTGCCGAAAGAGGTGACTGCTACGGCTGTAACGGAAAAGGGTAAAAACCCTATCGTTACCCTGACCAGCATTGATAAGCAGTTGCTGGGCCAAGTGGCCGCTAAAATTCGCTCGTTGCGCAAAGTTGAGCCCTACAAAGGCAAAGGCGTGCGCTTCGTGGGTGAGCAAATTCGTCGTAAGGCTGGTAAAACAGCTTCGAAATAA
- the rplR gene encoding 50S ribosomal protein L18, which translates to MAFDKATRRKRIQRIIRTKVAGTSERPRLSVFRSNTGIYAQIIDDTTGHTLASASSKHVSVEGGNGVALAAAVGKELAARATGKGISKVVFDRSGYLYHGRVKSLAEGAREGGLNF; encoded by the coding sequence ATGGCTTTCGATAAAGCAACTAGAAGAAAACGGATCCAGCGCATCATCCGCACTAAGGTGGCTGGCACGTCCGAGCGTCCGCGTTTGTCGGTGTTCCGCAGCAATACGGGCATTTATGCTCAAATTATTGATGACACGACCGGTCACACGTTGGCGTCTGCTTCCTCGAAGCACGTTTCGGTGGAAGGGGGCAACGGAGTCGCCCTCGCCGCCGCAGTCGGCAAAGAACTTGCCGCCCGTGCTACTGGAAAAGGAATTTCGAAAGTGGTATTTGACCGCTCCGGTTACCTCTACCACGGCCGCGTAAAATCATTGGCAGAAGGAGCCCGCGAAGGCGGCCTCAATTTCTAA
- the rpmC gene encoding 50S ribosomal protein L29 yields the protein MKNADIRALSIEDLKTQIKTEQTSGQTMRFAHAISPLENPIRLKQARKNVARLLTELKRRENEQATNSAN from the coding sequence ATGAAGAACGCCGATATCCGTGCCCTCTCCATTGAGGACCTCAAAACCCAGATCAAAACCGAGCAGACCAGCGGTCAGACCATGCGCTTCGCGCACGCCATCTCGCCCTTGGAAAACCCGATTCGTCTGAAGCAAGCCCGCAAAAATGTCGCCCGTCTGCTGACCGAGTTGAAGCGTCGCGAGAACGAGCAGGCTACTAACTCTGCTAACTAA
- the rpsE gene encoding 30S ribosomal protein S5 has product MAEFNNGPRGGSGDNRGGGNDRRGGGNDRRGNDRKEESRTGDSDLKEKVVAINRVAKVVKGGRRFSFSAIVVVGDGNGTVGYGLGKANEVTDAIAKGIDDAKKNLVKVPLYKHTVPHIMEGKYSGGFVLVQPAAAGTGVIAGGAMRAVFESAGIKDVLAKSKGSSNPHNVVKATFDALLKMRDPMQIAQARGITLSQVFNG; this is encoded by the coding sequence ATGGCAGAATTTAACAACGGCCCTCGTGGTGGTAGCGGCGACAACCGTGGCGGTGGTAATGACCGTCGTGGTGGTGGCAATGACCGTCGCGGCAATGACCGGAAGGAAGAGTCACGTACCGGTGACTCCGATCTGAAAGAGAAAGTGGTTGCTATCAACCGCGTAGCCAAAGTAGTAAAAGGCGGTCGTCGCTTTAGCTTCTCGGCCATCGTGGTAGTAGGTGACGGCAACGGCACCGTAGGTTACGGTCTAGGCAAAGCCAACGAAGTAACCGACGCCATTGCTAAAGGCATTGACGACGCAAAGAAAAACCTGGTGAAGGTTCCGCTGTACAAGCACACGGTTCCCCACATCATGGAAGGCAAATACTCGGGCGGCTTCGTGCTGGTTCAGCCAGCTGCTGCTGGTACCGGTGTAATTGCTGGTGGTGCTATGCGTGCTGTTTTCGAAAGCGCTGGTATCAAAGACGTACTTGCCAAGTCGAAAGGTTCTTCGAACCCTCACAACGTGGTAAAAGCTACCTTCGACGCTCTGCTGAAAATGCGTGACCCCATGCAAATCGCACAGGCTCGCGGCATTACTCTCTCCCAAGTTTTTAACGGTTAA
- the rplV gene encoding 50S ribosomal protein L22 — translation MEAVAKLRNVPTSPRKMRLVANLVRGQKVTRALGLLKFEANSGAPKIEKLLLSALANWQQKNEDERIEDANLYIKEIFVDEGRMLKRLRPAPQGRGHRIRKRSNHVTLIIDSKVEPLGSKAATKQAAETKGTEGSAEAKPKTRRSSAKKSTETKAEATA, via the coding sequence ATGGAAGCAGTAGCTAAACTCCGGAACGTGCCCACCTCGCCGCGCAAGATGCGCTTGGTGGCCAACCTGGTACGCGGTCAGAAAGTGACTCGTGCTCTGGGCCTGCTGAAATTTGAGGCCAACTCGGGTGCTCCTAAAATCGAGAAACTGCTCCTGTCGGCTCTGGCCAACTGGCAGCAGAAAAACGAAGATGAGCGCATCGAAGACGCAAACCTCTACATCAAAGAGATTTTCGTGGACGAAGGCCGCATGCTGAAGCGTTTGCGCCCCGCCCCCCAGGGTCGCGGTCACCGCATCCGCAAGCGTAGCAACCACGTGACGCTGATCATCGACTCTAAAGTAGAACCGCTGGGCAGCAAAGCCGCCACCAAGCAGGCTGCTGAGACGAAAGGCACTGAGGGCTCGGCCGAAGCCAAGCCCAAGACTCGTCGTAGCTCGGCTAAGAAATCCACTGAAACCAAGGCAGAAGCCACCGCATAA
- the rpsQ gene encoding 30S ribosomal protein S17, whose amino-acid sequence MAINEEQQAAAATERNLRKEIIGRVSSAKMDKSITVIVESKMKHPIYGKFVTKSTKFMAHDENNECGEGDTVRIMGTRPLSKNKRWRLVEIVERAK is encoded by the coding sequence ATGGCAATCAACGAAGAACAGCAGGCTGCTGCCGCCACTGAGCGGAACCTGCGCAAAGAAATCATTGGCCGCGTTTCCTCTGCCAAAATGGACAAGTCCATCACGGTGATTGTGGAAAGCAAGATGAAGCACCCCATCTACGGCAAATTCGTTACCAAGTCGACCAAATTCATGGCTCACGACGAGAATAACGAGTGTGGCGAAGGTGATACGGTTCGCATCATGGGTACGCGCCCACTGAGCAAGAACAAACGCTGGAGACTGGTAGAAATCGTAGAACGCGCCAAGTAA
- the secY gene encoding preprotein translocase subunit SecY, whose translation MNKFITTIKNIFAIEDLRMRIFNTLFFIAIYRLGSYVVLPGVDPTRLKQGGATGVLGILDTLLGGAFSHASIFALGIMPYISASIVLQLLTIAVPYFQKLQKEGESGRKKINQYTRVLTIPIVALQSVGFIATINADAILNPGVFFTISTAMIVTAGTLFCMWLGEKITDKGIGNGISMIIMIGIVSRLPGALIGEAQARTMRGSLVFLIELVVLFLVVMAVIILTQAVRQIPVQYAKQIGGAASLSSQRQYIPMKVNAAGVMPIIFAQSLMFVPAIAASAWNKDSETAGLIGTWFQPNHWVYNVVFGLLIIIFTYFYTAISVNPNQIADDLKRSGGFIPGVKPGRDTSEYIDEVLTRITLPGAVALAVIAILPSLATVAGVTRPFAQFFGGTSLIIMVGVVLDTMNQVKSYLLMRHYDGMMKTGKERGRSRNIALAS comes from the coding sequence ATGAACAAGTTCATCACCACGATTAAGAACATTTTTGCGATTGAAGATCTGCGTATGCGGATCTTCAATACGCTTTTTTTCATTGCCATTTACCGGCTGGGTTCTTACGTGGTGCTGCCTGGCGTCGATCCGACACGGCTAAAACAAGGAGGCGCCACTGGGGTATTGGGTATTTTGGATACTCTCCTCGGCGGGGCCTTCAGCCATGCTTCGATTTTTGCGTTAGGCATCATGCCTTACATCTCGGCGTCTATCGTGTTGCAACTGCTCACGATTGCCGTGCCTTACTTCCAGAAACTCCAGAAGGAAGGCGAGTCGGGGCGTAAGAAGATCAACCAGTACACGCGTGTTCTGACCATCCCAATTGTTGCGTTGCAGTCAGTCGGCTTCATTGCAACAATTAACGCGGATGCAATTCTAAATCCGGGCGTCTTCTTCACCATATCTACTGCCATGATTGTAACAGCTGGTACGCTGTTCTGCATGTGGTTGGGTGAGAAGATTACGGACAAAGGTATTGGCAACGGTATTTCGATGATTATTATGATCGGAATTGTATCCCGTCTGCCTGGTGCCTTGATTGGGGAAGCCCAGGCCCGCACCATGCGTGGCTCGCTGGTTTTTCTGATTGAACTGGTTGTGCTGTTCTTGGTAGTAATGGCGGTGATTATCCTCACGCAAGCCGTTCGCCAGATTCCGGTACAGTATGCCAAGCAGATTGGTGGTGCAGCTTCGCTTAGCTCGCAACGCCAGTATATCCCGATGAAAGTGAATGCGGCTGGCGTTATGCCAATCATCTTCGCTCAATCATTAATGTTTGTACCTGCTATTGCTGCTTCCGCTTGGAATAAGGATAGCGAAACCGCTGGCCTTATTGGTACGTGGTTTCAGCCTAATCACTGGGTATACAACGTTGTGTTCGGTTTGCTCATCATCATCTTTACATATTTCTACACTGCTATTAGCGTCAACCCCAACCAAATTGCGGACGACCTGAAGCGTAGTGGTGGTTTCATTCCGGGCGTAAAGCCCGGCCGTGACACCTCAGAATACATTGATGAGGTGCTGACCCGAATTACGTTGCCCGGAGCAGTAGCCTTGGCTGTTATTGCCATTCTGCCCTCCTTGGCTACTGTGGCCGGCGTAACCCGCCCCTTCGCGCAGTTCTTTGGTGGTACGTCACTTATCATCATGGTAGGTGTGGTACTGGATACCATGAACCAAGTGAAAAGCTATTTGCTCATGCGTCATTATGATGGCATGATGAAAACCGGCAAGGAGCGTGGCCGCTCGCGTAACATTGCACTCGCTTCGTAA
- the rpsN gene encoding 30S ribosomal protein S14, whose amino-acid sequence MAKESMKARERKRIATVARYAEKRKALKEAGDFEGLDKLPRNASPVRLHNRDKIDGRPRGYMRKFGISRVRFREMALAGKIPGVTKSSW is encoded by the coding sequence ATGGCTAAGGAATCAATGAAAGCACGGGAGCGGAAGCGTATCGCTACCGTAGCCCGTTACGCCGAGAAGCGCAAGGCTCTGAAAGAAGCTGGTGATTTCGAAGGCCTGGACAAACTGCCGCGCAATGCGTCGCCCGTGCGTCTGCACAACCGCGACAAAATCGACGGCCGTCCCCGTGGTTATATGCGCAAATTCGGCATTAGCCGCGTGCGTTTCCGCGAAATGGCTCTCGCCGGCAAAATCCCCGGTGTAACCAAGTCCAGCTGGTAG
- the rplN gene encoding 50S ribosomal protein L14 codes for MIQQESRLTVADNSGAKEVLCIRVLGGTGKKYASVGDKIVVAIKSAIPSGNAKKGTVSKAVVVRTKKEVRRKDGSYIRFDDNAAVLLNNNDEPRGTRIFGPVARELREKQFMKIVSLAPEVL; via the coding sequence ATGATACAGCAAGAATCCCGTCTGACCGTCGCTGATAACAGCGGCGCCAAAGAAGTTCTTTGCATTCGTGTCCTCGGTGGCACGGGCAAGAAATACGCCAGCGTAGGCGACAAGATTGTAGTTGCAATCAAGTCGGCTATTCCCTCCGGCAATGCCAAAAAAGGCACTGTTTCAAAAGCAGTAGTGGTTCGCACGAAGAAAGAAGTACGCCGCAAAGACGGTTCGTACATTCGTTTCGACGATAACGCCGCCGTACTGCTCAACAATAACGACGAGCCCCGCGGTACCCGCATCTTCGGCCCAGTTGCCCGTGAACTGCGTGAAAAGCAATTCATGAAGATCGTTTCGCTGGCTCCTGAAGTTCTCTAA
- the rplP gene encoding 50S ribosomal protein L16 produces the protein MLQPKRTKYRKMQKGRVHGLAHRGSSIDFGSFAIKSLEQAWITARQIEAARIAMTRAMKREGQVWIRIFPDKPITKKPAEVRMGKGKGSPEYWVACVKPGTIMFESDGVTLEVAQESLRLAAQKLPVRTTFVVRRDYVESK, from the coding sequence ATGTTACAACCGAAAAGGACCAAGTATCGCAAGATGCAAAAGGGTCGCGTGCACGGTTTAGCGCATCGCGGCAGCTCCATTGACTTCGGTTCGTTCGCCATCAAGTCGCTGGAACAGGCTTGGATTACGGCTCGCCAGATTGAGGCAGCCCGTATCGCCATGACCCGCGCCATGAAACGCGAAGGTCAGGTGTGGATCCGCATCTTCCCCGACAAGCCGATTACGAAGAAGCCCGCTGAAGTGCGGATGGGTAAGGGTAAAGGTTCGCCCGAGTATTGGGTAGCCTGCGTGAAGCCTGGCACCATTATGTTCGAATCCGACGGGGTTACGCTGGAAGTAGCGCAGGAGTCGCTGCGTCTAGCCGCGCAAAAACTGCCGGTTCGGACCACTTTTGTTGTTCGTCGCGACTACGTAGAAAGCAAGTAA
- the rplO gene encoding 50S ribosomal protein L15 — translation MNLSNLQPATGATRNEKRIGRGTGSGRGGTSTRGHKGAKSRSGYSKKSGFEGGQMPLQRRVPKFGFKNINRVEYKAINLDVLAALTESGTATLDAAFFVTAGLASKNAKIKVLGRGEVTKALEVHAHAFSKSAVEAIEKAGGKAVTL, via the coding sequence ATGAATCTCAGCAATCTCCAACCCGCCACCGGTGCTACGCGCAATGAAAAGCGTATTGGCCGTGGTACGGGTTCCGGCCGTGGCGGCACATCGACGCGCGGTCACAAAGGTGCCAAGTCCCGTTCGGGTTACTCCAAGAAATCGGGCTTCGAAGGTGGCCAGATGCCCCTGCAGCGTCGGGTACCTAAGTTTGGCTTCAAGAATATCAACCGTGTAGAGTACAAAGCCATCAATCTGGATGTGCTGGCTGCTCTGACCGAGAGCGGCACCGCTACGCTGGATGCTGCTTTCTTTGTAACGGCTGGTTTGGCTTCGAAGAATGCCAAAATCAAAGTACTGGGTCGTGGGGAAGTAACCAAGGCTCTGGAAGTACATGCTCATGCTTTCTCCAAATCGGCTGTTGAGGCTATCGAGAAGGCTGGTGGCAAAGCTGTGACGCTGTAA
- the rplE gene encoding 50S ribosomal protein L5: MARLKEKYQKEVVPALQEKFQFKSIMQVPRITKICINRGIGAAVADKKLVDNGVDELTIITGQKAVPTIAKRSVSNFKLREGMPIGARVTLRGEQMYEFLDRLLTVALPRVRDFKGINDKGFDGRGNYTLGVKEQIIFPEISIDKIKSISGMDITFVTTAENDEQSYELLKAFGMPFANAKKQNNG; the protein is encoded by the coding sequence ATGGCACGACTGAAAGAAAAGTATCAGAAAGAAGTAGTACCAGCGCTCCAGGAGAAATTCCAGTTCAAGAGCATCATGCAGGTACCGCGCATCACCAAAATCTGCATTAACCGCGGTATTGGTGCTGCCGTAGCTGACAAGAAGCTGGTAGATAATGGTGTTGATGAATTGACCATCATCACCGGCCAGAAAGCTGTTCCGACCATTGCCAAGCGTTCGGTTTCGAACTTCAAGCTGCGCGAAGGAATGCCCATCGGTGCTCGCGTTACCCTGCGCGGTGAGCAGATGTACGAATTCCTGGACCGTCTGCTGACCGTGGCTCTGCCCCGTGTTCGTGACTTCAAAGGTATCAACGACAAAGGCTTTGACGGCCGGGGCAACTATACCCTGGGCGTGAAAGAGCAAATCATCTTCCCGGAAATTTCGATTGACAAAATCAAATCGATTTCCGGTATGGATATTACCTTCGTAACGACGGCCGAAAACGATGAGCAAAGCTATGAGCTGCTCAAAGCCTTCGGAATGCCGTTCGCTAACGCCAAGAAACAGAACAATGGCTAA
- the rpsC gene encoding 30S ribosomal protein S3, translated as MGQKVNPVGFRLGVIKGWDSNWYGGKDFADKLVEDEKIRKYIMARIPKGGISRIVIERTLKRVTITINTARPGVVIGKGGAEVDKIKDELKQITGKDVQINIFEIKRPELDAKLVGESIAQQLQARISFRRAMKMAIQAAIRVGAEGIKIQCGGRLGGAEIARSEQYKEGRTPLHTLRADIDYALSEAQTVYGKIGIKVWVMRGEVFGKPDLSPNQQPAGGQGGDSRNDRGPRGDRNDRGGDRGPRRDRGGEGRGGDNRGGQGAGGGQGAGGQRRGGGPGGQNRGGQGGGAPRR; from the coding sequence ATGGGACAGAAAGTAAATCCGGTTGGCTTCCGTCTGGGCGTCATTAAAGGATGGGACTCGAACTGGTACGGCGGCAAGGACTTTGCCGACAAACTGGTAGAGGACGAGAAAATCCGCAAATACATCATGGCTCGTATCCCGAAAGGTGGCATTAGCCGCATCGTGATTGAGCGTACGCTGAAGCGCGTTACCATTACCATCAACACGGCTCGTCCGGGTGTGGTAATCGGTAAAGGCGGCGCCGAAGTGGATAAGATCAAAGACGAGCTGAAGCAGATTACCGGCAAAGACGTTCAGATCAACATTTTCGAGATCAAGCGTCCGGAACTCGACGCTAAGCTGGTAGGTGAGAGCATCGCTCAGCAGCTCCAGGCTCGTATCTCGTTCCGTCGCGCCATGAAAATGGCTATTCAGGCTGCTATTCGCGTTGGTGCCGAAGGCATCAAAATCCAGTGCGGTGGCCGTTTGGGTGGTGCTGAAATTGCTCGTTCCGAGCAATACAAAGAAGGCCGCACTCCGCTGCACACGCTGCGCGCTGACATCGACTATGCGCTGTCGGAAGCTCAGACCGTGTATGGCAAAATCGGTATCAAAGTGTGGGTAATGCGCGGTGAAGTGTTCGGTAAGCCCGACCTCTCGCCTAACCAGCAGCCTGCTGGTGGTCAGGGTGGCGACAGCCGCAACGACCGTGGCCCACGTGGCGACCGGAATGACCGTGGTGGTGACCGTGGCCCACGTCGTGACCGTGGTGGCGAAGGCCGCGGCGGTGATAACCGTGGTGGTCAGGGTGCCGGCGGCGGTCAGGGTGCTGGTGGCCAGCGCCGTGGTGGTGGCCCAGGTGGTCAGAACCGCGGTGGTCAGGGTGGTGGCGCTCCGCGTCGCTAA
- the rpmD gene encoding 50S ribosomal protein L30, giving the protein MAQIQIKLVKSVIDRPERQKRTVQALGLGKMGSTKSVENTPQVAGMINAVKHLLEVTEL; this is encoded by the coding sequence ATGGCGCAGATCCAAATCAAACTCGTAAAAAGCGTTATTGACCGCCCCGAGCGTCAGAAGCGTACTGTGCAGGCCCTCGGCCTCGGCAAAATGGGTAGCACCAAAAGCGTAGAAAATACGCCTCAGGTTGCTGGCATGATCAATGCCGTAAAGCACCTGTTGGAAGTAACCGAACTCTAG
- the map gene encoding type I methionyl aminopeptidase, which translates to MIVYKTEEEIEFMRASAKVLAQAHGEVAKLIREGITTRELDQRAEEFIRDNGGQPSFKGYNGFEYSLCISPNSVVVHGFPGDYTLKSGDVVSIDCGVLLNGYHADSAYTYPVGEVAPEVTKLLEQTKKSLYLGIEQAVAGNRMGDVSFAIQNHVEKQGYGVVRELVGHGIGKKLHERPDVPNYGKRGSGLKLQTGLTLAIEPMVNLGTKSVIQEKDGWTIRTKDLKPSAHFEHTVVVRKDKAEILTSFEYIEKALQ; encoded by the coding sequence ATGATTGTTTACAAAACCGAGGAAGAAATTGAGTTCATGCGGGCCAGTGCGAAGGTACTGGCTCAGGCCCACGGCGAAGTAGCCAAGCTGATTCGGGAAGGAATTACTACGCGGGAGCTGGATCAGCGCGCAGAGGAATTCATTCGAGATAACGGCGGTCAGCCTTCGTTCAAAGGCTACAATGGATTTGAGTACAGCCTCTGCATCTCGCCAAACTCGGTGGTGGTGCACGGTTTTCCGGGCGACTACACGCTGAAGAGCGGGGATGTTGTTTCGATCGACTGCGGGGTTTTACTTAATGGATACCACGCGGACAGTGCCTATACCTATCCGGTAGGAGAGGTGGCTCCCGAGGTGACCAAGTTGCTAGAGCAGACCAAAAAGTCATTGTATCTCGGTATTGAGCAGGCAGTGGCGGGTAACCGGATGGGCGATGTCAGCTTTGCTATCCAGAACCATGTTGAGAAACAAGGATACGGAGTAGTGCGGGAGCTGGTCGGTCACGGCATTGGCAAGAAGCTGCATGAGCGACCTGATGTCCCGAACTACGGCAAACGTGGATCGGGGCTCAAGTTGCAGACTGGCTTGACCCTCGCCATTGAACCCATGGTAAACCTCGGCACGAAGAGTGTGATTCAAGAAAAGGATGGCTGGACCATCCGGACCAAGGATCTGAAGCCTTCGGCACACTTTGAGCACACGGTAGTTGTTCGTAAAGACAAGGCGGAAATACTCACCTCCTTCGAATACATAGAAAAAGCCTTACAGTAG